TACAATAATTTCCGAGAATTTATTTAAAAAGGCAATTTTTTTTAATAAAAAACCTATAACTATACCAGTTAAAAAAAATATGAAAATATTTATCATTAATTAAATATCTGAGAAATTACTTTACCAACAAAATGAGAAATGATAACAACTAAAGTTCCTATAATTAAATGCTCAGATACAACTTTAAGGGGGTTCTCAGACTGAATTCTGGAAAGAATATAACTTATAACTGTAAGAACAAAGAATCCCCATAAAATATTAACAATAACTGCTAAATTTAATTTTAAAAACAAAACAGGCAAAATAAAAGTAGAAGCAAATATAAATTTTGCTAAAAAGGTTGAAATTGTTGAAACCCATATTTCTTTTCCTGTATGAACATTCTCTGACTCCTCAGAAATATGAATTCCAAGAGCATCGGAAAAGGCATCTGCAATTGCAATTGTAAGAATACCTCCTATTACAGCAAGCCTTGAACTTGTACCTGAAAAAAGTCCTACCATAAGACCCATTGTTGTTATTATTCCAGAGGTCATACCAAAGGCAAAACCCACTGTTATTGAATGCCTCATAGGCTTTTAATACAATTTTTTTACTTTCACAAAAGCCGATAAATAAGTAATTTTACTTGACCAGTCAGGTGAAGGAAAATTAACATTTGGGTCAGTTGGAGAACTATCCTGGGCATGAGTATTTTCTCCACCTGTTGTAAAAACTTCAATAAAAATAGAATCAGGATTTGAAAGAAGAGAATCAGGTATTGAAAATTCTAAAAAATTACGAGAGGTGTAACCCTGCTCTCCACCTTTATTCAGAAGATTTAAATATTGCCAGGAAGAACCTTTCCATCTGCATAATTGCGCTTCTTGAAGAATATCATTTTCAGGATGCCAGACATAAAGTATATATTTTGGATAAAAGGGATTTAAAGAATCACCTGCTGCAACCCTTCTATTCCATGGGTCAGAGAAAGCTCCTGATGGGGAAATTGAATTTGTAAAAATATATATTCCAAAAGCAAGACCGTAATTAGGTCCTGAATTAACATTAAAGCCTATAAACCACTTATCATCAATATGACAAGCCCATAAAGAGTCTAAATCAAGATTTGGCTCATTAATATCATAAACAGGATCAAGACCTCTAAGATCCTGAGGTAAAAAATCATTTATTCCATCAATGATTATTGGATTCCTTACTGTACTCTTTTTCAAAACAAAGTTAATATTTTTTATTTCACTGTAATTTAAAAATAGAAAAAGAGTATCAGGAGAATAATTATTTGACATAGCAATTATTTTAAAAGAATCATCAATAAGATCATTAAACTCAAAAGAATTATTCATGGAGTCTGTTGTAAAACTTCTTAAAAGGGTATCAGAATTCTTATAGTAAAGATAAACTTTTGAAACTGGATATGGAGCATTAATTATGTCTTCAAAATTAACCTTGCCCCTAATTGTTCCTGTACCTCTTATTTTTTTAATTCTGTAAAATAATGAATCCTCAAGTAATAAAAATCTGTAAAAGCCATCCTCAGGTAAACTTGCTGATATATGTGTTCCCTCACCTGAAACAAGCTCAAGTTTTCCATAAAGTAAAGTATCTTCCCAGGAAGTTCCAAAGGAAGGATCCCATTTCTGGTCAGGAACAAATTTAAACATTATGTTTTTTTTATATTTAAATTTTTTAACTATTTCCCATCTATAGTCAGAAACAAGTTCCATAAAGGAATTTGGGTCACCTAAATTCCATCCTTGAAAATCTCCTGCAAGTTGCATTTTGCTGTAATTGGAGAGATAGTAATTACCTGGCAATTTAAAATAAGGATTTTCTCTTTTTTTACAGGATAAAAAAATTAATAAAATTATAAAAAAAAACTTTTTCATTTTACCCTTAAAATTGAATTAACATAAGGACCATTTTGAATCCTCTCAGGATTTGATGGATCAAGAATCCAGTTCACTCCATCAATTACATATTTATACTGATATACACCAGGTGGTAAAACTTTTATTATAGTCCATATACCATCACCTTTTACTCTATCACCCTTTACACCATCATCGTTCATCCTATCAATATCCGGGTTATAAACACCATTTGCAGTTCCTCCCCAGGCATTAAAATCTCCTGCAAGTGTTACATATCTTGCAGAAGGAGCATAAACTTCAAAAATTACAAACTTTTGATTCTCTCTCTTTAAAACCCTTATTTCCTCAGGAACATCTTTTTCATCAATTATCCGTGGAGGTGGAACTCTGGGTCTTATAGAATTCCACAGTGAACAGGAAAAAATCATTAAAAAGAAAAGAAAGAAAAATTTCATAATTAATTATTAAAAAAAATTTAAAGGATTTTCAATTTCAGGAATAATTATATCAAAACCTTTAAAACTTCCCTCTTTTACCCTATTCATAATTTTTTTTACCATTAAACCATTCTTTTTTAAAAAATCAGTTATTCTATCACCCTCTTTAATTGATGCTTCAAAGGGATTATAAACTACGAAAAAAATACTCCTCTTAAATTCAGGATAAAATTTCTTATATATGTTTAAATTTTCTTTAATCTTTTCATAAACTGGGTCCTTTTCAATTTTTTCACCCATAATTTTCCTCAATTCAATTATTTTTTTTCTCTGATGCAATAAAAAACTTAGAAGTTTTTTTCTCATAAGAATAAGAGAAACTATTCTTAAGGAAAGAGCTGTTGGAGGCATATCAAAAATTACTCTATCGTAATTATCAGAGAATCCCTTAATAATAAGGTCAATCATACAATCTTCTTCTATACCTGGTAAATATCTAAAATTTTCTTTTAAAGAATCTTCAAATAAAGTAAAAAGAGGAGAAAATTTTTCAATTTTCCTTGATTCCTCAAATGCTTTTTTATCTATTAGTCTTTCTATATCAGGTTCATATATAAAAATATTTTTAAACTCTTTAAATTCTTTTTTTTCTTTTAAACCGAGATAATCTGAAATGTTATGGGCAGGATCAAGAGAAAAAAGAAGAGTATTCTTTCCAAAAAATTTTGAAAGGAGTATTGAAAGAGTTGTTTTTCCTGAACCACCTTTTCCAAGAAAGAAAAAAAATTTATGAGATATCAAAAAATCCGAATACTTCTGAAAAGGGGTCATCATTAAAAAGAAAATTTTTATTTTTTATTTCCTCTACAAGATAAGGATAAATTTCAAGAAAAAAGGAAAAGGGTAGAAAAGGTGAAAGTCCAAGAAGCGGAGAAAAAGTAATCATTAAAAAAACTTTTTCTCTCTCGTATAACTCCTTTTTTATTTTAGAAAACAAAAATTTTTTAAAAGGATTTTTCATTTAAAGACTTATAAAAATTAATAAATAAAATTGAATTTAAATAAAGCATCACTAAGATCATAATAGCAATAAGAATTTTTTGATATAAATTCATAACATGTGAAGAAACAAAAGGAATAACATAAAATAAATACCATAGAAAAGCAAGAGTTACAGTTAACCAGAGAAAAAGGGAGGGCACAAGAATTAATAATTTAAGAGTGCCTTTTATTTTTAAAATTTTTATAACCCAGAGAGAAATAGTCAAAAGAGCTACAGAAGCTAAAAGCTGGTTTGCTCCACCAAAGGATGGCCATAATAAAGACCATGAACCCTGTATCGCAAGAAAAAACCCTAAAAGAACAGGTATAGAGGAAAGGAGATACTTATTTTGTAATTTAGCAAAGAAAGTTTTTTTAAGTGTTATAGGCTCCATAAGCTCCTTTAAAATATACCTTGCAATTCTACCACAAGTATCGAGTGTCGTAGTTGCAAAAGATGAAACCCATAAAGATGCAAAAATAAGTATAATTTTTTCAGAAACAAAATTAAAAGAAGAATTAACAGCTTTTGCGTAACTTTTTGCAAATATTCCTATTGGACCACCAATTTTAACAATTTCTGAAAGATAATCCTTACCAACATTTATTTCACCAATTAAATTTAAACCAAAAAGACCTATTACAAGAACAACAACAGTTGCAAGCATTCCCTCTGTAAACATAGAACCCGCACCGACAAAGAGACCTGATGTTTCTTTATCCAGCTGTTTACTTGAAGTTCCTGAACAAACAAGACAGTGAAATCCTGATAAAGAACCACATGCAATAATTAAAGGAATTGTGGGCCAGAAAGGAGAATTTCTTCCCTCTATAGCAGGTGGTGAAAAACTTGTAAAAAATGGAAAATTTATTGATTTGAAACTCAAAAAAACTGAAATCATACCTATAAATAAACCAATCCATAGAAACCAGGCATTTATATAATCTCTTGGCTGAAGCAAAACCCATACAGGAAGTGAGGAAGCAAAAATAACATAAAGAGAAAGAAAAATTAACCACATTTTATAAGGTAAATTGAGTGGGAAAAGAAAGGAAATATAAAATAAAAAGGGCATTAAAAAAAGACCTACTATAGTAACAATAACATAATTGCCCCTTAAAATTCTCAAAAGATAACCCAAAAACACCGCAAGTATAGTAAATAAAAGAAAGGCAGTTGCAACCTCTGGCTGTTTTGTAAATAAATTTGAAATGATTGAAGAAAAAGCTGCAAGAACTAAAATAAGAACAAAAAGAACAAAAAAATTAAAGAGAATCTGGGTTCTTTCACCCATAAGTTTTCCAGCTATCCATTGAATTGATTTACCCTCATATCTTACACTTGCCATAAGGGAAAGATAATCATGAACTTTACCAATAAAAACATTACCTATCCAAATCCATAAAAGAGGAAGACCATACCCCCATATCATAGCTATAGCAGGTCCTACAATAGGCCCAACACCTGCAATGGAAGCAAAGTGATGTCCAAAAAGAATAAGTTTAGGAGTAGGCACATAATCTACATCATCTCTCAGTTTGATAGCAGGAGTTTTGCTTTCTGGATCTGCTTTCACCACTTTCTTTTCGAGTATTTTCCCATAGGTAAAATAAAAAAATAGATAAATAAATCCACCGGTTAATAAAAGTAAAGTTGCCATTTTGAATTATAAAATCTTTTCTTTTACTGGTTCAAAAATAAATAAGATAAAAAACAAGAAAAACAGCAAGAAAAAAATAAGTTACAAGGTCAAGAGTTTTAAGGGAAGGAGCACCTATAAAATAAAATAAACCTAAAATAACAAAGGTTATAGTTAAAAGAATATAAAAAAATATATTTACAAATCCAAGAAAGGGAAGTAAAAATATTCCAATTGTAAAAAAAAGATAACCCAATTCTTTTTTTCTTTTCATCAAAAAGTATCTTGAAGTTCCATAAAAAAGAAAAAAAAGAAAAACAAAGAGAAAAAGAGATTTATCTACAAAATTTAAAAAATCTTTACCTGAGGAAGATGTATAGCCAAAGAGAAAAAGACCAGCAGATTCAACTGATATCTCAAGGGGTCTTATTTTAAGGGTTTTGATAAAAGTTCTATTTAAAACAT
This sequence is a window from candidate division WOR-3 bacterium. Protein-coding genes within it:
- a CDS encoding ArsA-related P-loop ATPase; the encoded protein is MISHKFFFFLGKGGSGKTTLSILLSKFFGKNTLLFSLDPAHNISDYLGLKEKKEFKEFKNIFIYEPDIERLIDKKAFEESRKIEKFSPLFTLFEDSLKENFRYLPGIEEDCMIDLIIKGFSDNYDRVIFDMPPTALSLRIVSLILMRKKLLSFLLHQRKKIIELRKIMGEKIEKDPVYEKIKENLNIYKKFYPEFKRSIFFVVYNPFEASIKEGDRITDFLKKNGLMVKKIMNRVKEGSFKGFDIIIPEIENPLNFF
- a CDS encoding carbon starvation protein A; this translates as MATLLLLTGGFIYLFFYFTYGKILEKKVVKADPESKTPAIKLRDDVDYVPTPKLILFGHHFASIAGVGPIVGPAIAMIWGYGLPLLWIWIGNVFIGKVHDYLSLMASVRYEGKSIQWIAGKLMGERTQILFNFFVLFVLILVLAAFSSIISNLFTKQPEVATAFLLFTILAVFLGYLLRILRGNYVIVTIVGLFLMPFLFYISFLFPLNLPYKMWLIFLSLYVIFASSLPVWVLLQPRDYINAWFLWIGLFIGMISVFLSFKSINFPFFTSFSPPAIEGRNSPFWPTIPLIIACGSLSGFHCLVCSGTSSKQLDKETSGLFVGAGSMFTEGMLATVVVLVIGLFGLNLIGEINVGKDYLSEIVKIGGPIGIFAKSYAKAVNSSFNFVSEKIILIFASLWVSSFATTTLDTCGRIARYILKELMEPITLKKTFFAKLQNKYLLSSIPVLLGFFLAIQGSWSLLWPSFGGANQLLASVALLTISLWVIKILKIKGTLKLLILVPSLFLWLTVTLAFLWYLFYVIPFVSSHVMNLYQKILIAIMILVMLYLNSILFINFYKSLNEKSF